One window of Mastacembelus armatus chromosome 20, fMasArm1.2, whole genome shotgun sequence genomic DNA carries:
- the tagln3b gene encoding transgelin-3b — MANRGPSYGLSREVQEKIEQKYNTDLEQKLVDWIVAQCGGNLERPQPGKQNFQKWLMDGTILCRLINSLYPRGREPIKKIPETQMAFKQMEKISQFLQAAEAYGVTTTDIFQTVDLWEGKDMAAVQRTLMALGSVAVTKDDGHYRGDRDWFHRKAQGYRRDFTEEQLRQGQSLISLQMGSNRGASQAGMTGYGMHRQIM, encoded by the exons ATGGCGAACAGAGGGCCCAGCTATGGACTGAGCCGAGAGGTGCAGGAAAAGATCGAGCAAAAGTACAACACAGACCTGGAGCAGAAATTGGTGGACTGGATAGTTGCACAGTGTGGAGGGAACCTGGAGAGGCCGCAGCCAGGAAAACAGAACTTCCAGAAATGGCTGATGGATGGAACT ATCCTCTGTAGACTCATCAACAGTCTTTATCCGAGGGGGAGGGAGCCCATCAAGAAGATTCCAGAGACGCAGATGGCCTttaaacaaatggaaaagatCTCTCAGTTTCTTCAAGCAGCAGAAGCTTATGGAGTGACAACCACTGACATCTTTCAAACTGTGGATCTCTGGGAAG GAAAGGACATGGCAGCAGTGCAAAGGACCCTTATGGCTCTGGGAAGTGTGGCAGTTACAAAGGATGATGGTCATTACAGGGGTGACCGTGACTGGTTCCACAG GAAAGCCCAGGGGTATCGGCGAGATTTCACTGAAGAGCAGCTACGCCAGGGCCAGAGTTTGATCAGCCTGCAGATGGGGAGTAACCGTGGGGCTTCTCAAGCTGGTATGACAGGCTATGGTATGCACCGTCAGATCATGTAG
- the c1qtnf9 gene encoding complement C1q and tumor necrosis factor-related protein 9A gives MFQLRFSVAILLVVRCVAQDETQNKGCVCGYPGIPGDPGHNGSPGRDGRDGHKGDKGDQGEIGPVGPVGNDGTKGERGETGAVGPLGLKGKRGDNGERGPPGKMGPQGVQGSTGLRGLKGEIGLPGPRGPKGDMGHPGPEGPKGEIGLQGDRGIQGPMGPSGRPGPKGEIGVPGHKGNIGYRGDRGPRGEKGDMGEKGDALVISKSAFSVGLTAETKLPAANAPIRFDKIIYNQQNHYDSQTGRFTCSVAGAYFFTYHITVFSRNVKVVLMKNGEKIIHTMDNYQSSEDQAAGGTVLHLDVGDKVWLQVVGGELYNGLFADDDDDTTFSGFLIFEA, from the exons ATGTTTCAGCTGAGGTTTAGTGTTGCCATTCTATTGGTGGTCAGGTGTGTTGCACAAGATGAAACTCAAAATAAGGGCTGTGTTTGTGGATACCCTGGAATACCAGGAGACCCAGGACACAATGGGTCACCCGGCAGAGACGGGCGAGACGGACATAAAGGTGACAAAGGTGATCAAG GTGAAATTGGCCCTGTTGGACCGGTAGGCAATGATGGTAccaagggagagagaggagaaacag GTGCAGTTGGTCCACTGGGACTAAAAGGAAAAAGGGGAGATAATGGAGAACGGGGGCCTCCTGGGAAAATGGGACCCCAAGGAGTCCAAGGCTCCACAGGCCTGAGAGGACTTAAGGGAGAGATTGGTCTGCCTGGGCCCCGGGGACCTAAAGGTGATATGGGGCATCCTGGACCAGAGGGTCCAAAAGGGGAAATTGGCCTTCAAGGTGACAGAGGCATTCAGGGTCCAATGGGACCCTCTGGCAGACCAGGCCCTAAGGGGGAAATTGGTGTTCCAGGTCACAAAGGCAACATTGGTTACCGGGGGGACAGGGGGCCTCGAGGAGAGAAAGGTGATATGGGTGAGAAGGGCGATGCACTTGTTATCTCAAAAAGTGCCTTCTCTGTGGGGCTCACAGCAGAAACTAAACTCCCAGCAGCTAATGCACCGATCCGTTTTGACAAGATTATTTACAACCAACAGAATCACTATGATTCACAAACAGGAAGATTCACCTGCTCGGTAGCAGGAGCCTATTTCTTTACATATCACATCACTGTCTTCTCCAGAAACGTTAAAGTGGTTCTCATGAAGAATGGGGAGAAGATCATCCACACCATGGATAACTACCAGAGCAGCGAGGACCAGGCAGCAGGGGGCACTGTGCTGCACCTAGATGTGGGGGATAAGGTGTGGCTGCAGGTGGTTGGAGGTGAGCTCTACAATGGGCTCTTCGCTGATGACGATGATGACACTACCTTCTCTGGCTTCTTAATATTTGAAGCTTAA